A stretch of Phoenix dactylifera cultivar Barhee BC4 chromosome 16, palm_55x_up_171113_PBpolish2nd_filt_p, whole genome shotgun sequence DNA encodes these proteins:
- the LOC103702708 gene encoding protein ESSENTIAL FOR POTEXVIRUS ACCUMULATION 1-like isoform X1, whose amino-acid sequence MANRNNDDSRHGLAVEPPPHQSPKDMQGSDNPIPLSPQWLLPKPGDNKLGLVSGEFSPHHGNCPDAVKVSGNGEDLHNAGKKKDVFRPSLHDAETGRRDRWHDEERETNSAIHRDRWREGDKELGDTRKMERWLDNSSRHSGEARRPPSERWNDLGNREGNFDQRRESKWNTRWGPDDKESESWRVKWSDSSKDVEGSRDKGLPRLASHGKDVNNHGKDTEREDHYSRSWRSNYLISRGRGEPSHGQSPANKPSAMFGSGRGRVENGFPVSPAGRGRFNSSMSTLSSGASRPYHLVSVSDKSDGASGDPSTLRYSRMKLLDIFRMTDVKSFKMSLDGFIEVQSLTQEEPLEPLALSAPTPEESVILKGIDKGDIVSSGMPQVSKDGSVGRNSTDAVPSKQTKLGSREDLPTAGDDYKIVNSDDSKGLYFGSPLYEKQFHQHGPDPKVSSDSAINLPKADETGMENSLSHYVVPQKSQSFGDRTHRSIHDQKDFSSEVGSRTSDSSWSHLHGDVEYEHKNGMKSDYKITRQSSEVWDRESKVNVMLGHEAPFSSRDTLTARTLQPHTSPEDLSLYYKDPQGQIQGPFSGSDLIGWFEAGYFGIDLQVRLASAPADAPFSSLGDVMPHLRAKARPPPGFGVVKQNDVAEASLRGKFVSPGNIHAGLDELEFLKNGQRNRHDMATEAQNRFLESLMSGSMGSSPSENFSFSGGMQDHGRSISGNLPSVGGEIGSDVNYILAQRSLLDRQRSLPNPLPYWSGRDVSSIAPKLDMISDPSKPYSKLLPPTGDNSQQILQSPQHVDLVSILHSAADKSPSSAVNSGIPSWSNFPDARSMNNTIHGGMEISKDMLDMHHNQHLPSQIALGLQQQMLQPQNQPPLSALFTQPGDHSSGLVPPEKLLSSELPQDPNLLSLLQQQYLLSQLQLPSQAPVLAQLSLLDKMLLLKQQQEQEQKQQQLLLQQQQHFLSQVLSAHQPHRHSGDPSYGQAHGAIPSGNTPMDHLGLQRVHEVLQVNQQMPVHNLQDGQPSYPPGMNLQGAQDDSCLVSSGPSSLHLSHQIFDHTANTKEWDASLSRESEDIPNSDAAATPVMADSLPLSEATEKHEQEVFVPQRSDHSLDEYRTIHETTELVTSASSEVVTRLESSLDGPKSSDFAFSISNQVHDMKISSENIPDCHIEIPLTKETKNVEIREARKALEKKSKKQKNSKAQFASDVGKGSSKTIPCQLLKLDFETEGLNAGGTKSMGQADAGESLCVTSLVTGKENSVVHSTEPLDSQRSHLSSSEYILANESEAVGGEAEQGEGTSTFNAPTTSSHRAWKPAPGLRTKSLLEIQQEEQLRAQREIMASEVAAKVIPASSPSQTPWTGIAANLEHKSSKDTVLGGTCPSALGNSDNTLNSKSRKSQLHDLLAEEVLAKSSEVDKDNGSNIKGSFLPPSPVRAQVDTSAVDDDDFVEAKDTKKSRRKASKAKGAAVKAPSPVGSADLSGPSIPTEKGKSTRPAQQEKETLPAPPTAPSLGDFVPWKGDQANSAPAPAWSTDSGRIQKPTSLREIQREQEKKSVSVQQQIPIQAPAKVQSNRSCHGSGSSWPIPGSSPSKAAAPIRTPLHVSTQSKSRTEDDLFWGPLEQTKQETKQSDFPSLNPNSWGAKGTSAKGTPGAALNHQKASGGRPVEHALSSSPAGGLSAAKRRVSATKHSEAMDFRDWCESEWIRLTGTNDMSFLEFCIKQSSSEAEMLLRENLGSLDRNHEFIDKFLNCKEFLSSDVIEMAFQDRRACSTRADGPGHGKSNSSDIGDMDADPEAGNQAAAKGGGGKKKGKKGKKVSASVLGFNVVSNRIMMGEIQSIED is encoded by the exons ATGGCCAATCGGAACAATGACGATTCTCGCCACGGCCTCGCCGTGGAGCCTCCGCCGCATCAAAGCCCCAAag ACATGCAAGGATCTGACAACCCTATACCTCTTTCTCCACAATGGCTTCTTCCAAAGCCTGGGGATAATAAGCTTGGACTAGTGTCTGGG GAATTTAGTCCTCACCATGGTAATTGCCCAGATGCTGTGAAGGTATCAGGAAATGGTGAAGACCTTCATAATGCTGGAAAGAAAAAGGATGTTTTCAGGCCTTCCTTGCATGATGCGGAAACTGGGCGTCGTGATCGCTGGCATGATGAAGAAAGGGAAACAAACTCTGCTATTCATCGAGATCGTTGGAGGGAGGGAGATAAGGAACTTGGTGATACTCGCAAGATGGAGCGCTGGTTGGACAATTCATCTAGACATTCTGGGGAAGCACGCCGCCCCCCATCTGAGCGGTGGAATGATTTGGGCAATAGGGAAGGCAATTTTGATCAACGCCGTGAGAGCAAATGGAACACACGCTGGGGACCTGATGATAAGGAGTCAGAGAGTTGGCGTGTAAAGTGGTCAGATTCTAGCAAAGATGTTGAGGGATCTCGTGACAAAGGATTGCCTCGTCTTGCTAGTCATGGAAAGGACGTAAACAATCATGGAAAGGATACAGAAAGAGAGGACCATTATTCTCGTTCATGGAGGTCTAACTATTTGATCAGTCGTGGAAGAGGAGAGCCTTCGCATGGTCAGTCTCCAGCAAACAAACCATCCGCTATGTTTGGCTCTGGTAGAGGAAGAGTGGAAAATGGATTTCCCGTCTCCCCTGCTGGTCGTGGGAGGTTTAACTCTAGTATGAGCACCCTAAGTAGTGGTGCTTCACGTCCATATCATTTAGTTTCTGTTTCTGACAAGTCTGATGGTGCATCTGGAGATCCCTCTACTCTAAGATATAGTAGAATGAAACTGCTTGACATATTCAGAATGACTGATGTAAAAAGCTTTAAAATGTCTTTAGATGGATTTATTGAAGTTCAGTCTCTGACACAGGAAGAACCATTGGAGCCTCTGGCACTTTCTGCTCCTACTCCTGAAGAATCG GTCATTTTGAAAGGAATTGATAAAGGGGATATTGTAAGCAGTGGAATGCCGCAGGTTTCTAAAGATGGTTCTGTTGGAAGGAATTCTACGGATGCTGTCCCATCCAAACAAACTAAATTAG ggAGTAGAGAAGATTTGCCAACTGCTGGAGATGATTATAAAATAGTTAATTCTGACGATAGCAAAGGGTTATATTTTGGGAGTCCATTGTATGAAAAACAATTCCATCAACACGGACCTGATCCAAAGGTGTCCTCAG ATTCAGCAATTAATCTTCCAAAGGCAGATGAGACTGGGATGGAAAATTCTTTATCACATTATGTTGTCCCGCAAAAATCTCAATCATTTGGAGATCGCACTCACAGATCAATTCATGATCAGAAGGACTTTTCTTCTGAAGTTGGGTCAAGAACATCTGATTCGAGCTGGTCCCATCTCCATGGAGATGTGGAATATGAGCATAAAAATG GAATGAAAAGTGATTACAAAATTACACGGCAATCATCTGAAGTCTGGGACCGGGAAAGTAAAGTCAATGTTATGCTTGGTCATGAAGCTCCTTTTAGTTCCAGGGATACATTAACTGCAAGAACATTGCAGCCACATACTTCTCCAGAAGACCTATCCCTCTATTACAAAGATCCGCAAGGTCAAATTCAAGGCCCCTTTTCTGGAAGTGATCTGATCGGGTGGTTCGAGGCTGGATATTTTGGTATTGACTTGCAGGTTCGGCTTGCAAGTGCTCCAGCTGATGCCCCTTTCTCATCACTTGGAGATGTTATGCCACATTTACGGGCGAAGGCAAGGCCTCCACCTGGTTTTGGTGTAGTTAAGCAGAATGATGTAGCAGAGGCATCTCTGAGGGGGAAATTTGTCAGTCCTGGTAATATTCATGCAGGTTTGGATGAGCTTGAGTTTCTTAAGAATGGGCAAAGAAACAGGCATGATATGGCAACTGAAGCACAGAATCGGTTTTTAGAGTCCCTCATGTCTGGTAGCATGGGCAGTTCTCCatcagaaaatttttctttctctggaG GTATGCAAGATCATGGAAGGAGCATATCTGGCAATTTACCCTCAGTAGGAGGAGAAATTGGGAGTGATGTGAATTACATCTTGGCCCAGAGAAGTTTGTTGGACAGGCAGAGGTCAttacccaatcctcttccataTTGGTCAGGGAGGGATGTCTCATCTATAGCACCGAAGTTGGATATGATCTCAGATCCTTCTAAACCATATTCAAAACTGCTGCCTCCAACGGGGGACAATTCTCAACAAATTCTACAATCCCCTCAGCATGTGGACTTGGTGTCTATCCTGCATTCTGCAGCAGACAAATCTCCATCATCGGCTGTTAATTCTGGCATACCTTCATGGTCAAACTTTCCTGATGCACGATCTATGAATAATACCATTCATGGCGGCATGGAGATCTCCAAAGATATGCTAGACATGCACCACAATCAGCATCTTCCTTCCCAGATCGCGTTAGGACTTCAACAGCAGATGTTGCAACCCCAAAATCAGCCACCTTTGTCTGCTTTATTCACCCAACCTGGTGATCATTCTTCTGGCTTGGTTCCACCTGAGAAACTGCTATCTTCTGAGTTGCCTCAAGATCCAAACCTGCTAAGTTTACTGCAGCAACAGTATCTGCTGTCACAACTTCAGTTGCCTTCTCAGGCCCCTGTTCTCGCTCAACTCTCTCTGCTGGATAAGATGTTACTGCTCAAACAGCAGCAGGAACAAGAGCAGAAGCAGCAGCAGCTATtgctgcagcagcagcagcacttTCTTTCCCAAGTCTTATCTGCACATCAACCTCATCGACATTCTGGTGATCCTTCCTATGGGCAAGCACATGGTGCTATTCCATCAGGCAATACTCCTATGGATCATCTTGGGCTTCAAAGAGTACATGAGGTGCTTCAAGTTAATCAGCAGATGCCAGTCCATAACTTGCAGGATGGACAACCATCCTATCCTCCAGGTATGAATTTGCAAGGTGCCCAGGATGACAGTTGCTTGGTGAGCTCTGGGCCCTCGTCTCTACACTTGTCTCATCAGATATTTGATCATACAGCAAATACAAAAGAATGGGATGCTTCTCTTTCACGAGAGAGTGAGGATATCCCTAACTCTGATGCTGCAGCAACACCAGTAATGGCAGATAGTCTGCCTCTATCAGAGGCCACAGAGAAGCATGAACAAGAGGTTTTTGTTCCGCAGAGGAGTGACCATAGCCTAGATGAATATAGAACAATACATGAAACTACCGAACTTGTGACATCAGCTAGTTCTGAAGTGGTGACCCGTCTTGAGTCTTCACTGGATGGTCCTAAATCATCTGATTTTGCGTTTTCTATCTCCAATCAAGTTCATGATATGAAGATTTCTTCAGAAAACATCCCTGACTGCCATATTGAAATACCATtaacaaaagaaacaaaaaatgtAGAAATACGGGAGGCAAGGAAGGCTTTGgagaaaaaatcaaaaaaacaaaagaattcaAAGGCACAATTTGCTTCAGATGTTGGGAAGGGATCATCAAAGACAATTCCTTGCCAGCTGTTAAAACTAGATTTTGAAACTGAAGGTTTGAATGCTGGTGGAACTAAATCAATGGGGCAAGCCGATGCGGGAGAATCTCTTTGTGTGACTTCACTGGtaacaggaaaagaaaattctgTTGTACATTCCACTGAACCTCTGGATTCTCAAAGATCTCATCTTTCATCTTCGGAATACATTTTAGCCAACGAGTCTGAAGCTGTTGGAGGGGAAGCTGAACAGGGAGAAGGAACATCAACATTCAATGCACCAACAACTTCTAGTCATCGAGCTTGGAAACCTGCTCCAGGGCTAAGGACTAAATCGTTGCTAGAAATTCAACAGGAGGAACAGCTAAGGGCACAGAGAGAAATAATGGCTTCTGAAGTTGCGGCTAAGGTCATCCCAGCAAGTAGTCCTTCACAAACCCCCTGGACTGGGATTGCTGCCAACCTGGAGCATAAATCCAGTAAAGATACTGTTCTAGGTGGAACCTGTCCATCTGCTTTGGGAAACTCAGACAATACATTGAATTCCAAGAGCAGGAAGAGCCAGTTGCATGATTTATTGGCAGAAGAAGTTTTGGCCAAGTCAAGTGAAGTAGATAAAGATAATGGTAGTAATATTAAAGGGTCATTTTTACCTCCTTCACCAGTGCGTGCCCAAGTTGACACATCAGctgttgatgatgatgattttgtTGAGGCCAAAGACACTAAGAAAAGCCGTAGAAAGGCATCCAAGGCCAAAGGTGCTGCGGTTAAAGCCCCATCACCGGTTGGGTCAGCTGATCTTTCTGGTCCCTCAATTCCTACTGAAAAGGGCAAAAGTACTCGTCCGGCACAGCAAGAGAAGGAGACATTGCCGGCTCCACCCACAGCTCCATCGTTAGGAGATTTTGTTCCTTGGAAGGGGGATCAGGCAAACTCTGCACCTGCTCCAGCATGGTCCACGGACTCTGGTAGAATTCAGAAACCCACATCATTAAGAGAGATTCAGAGGGAACAGGAAAAGAAGTCAGTGTCTGTCCAACAGCAAATTCCAATACAAGCTCCTGCAAAAGTCCAATCAAACCGCAGTTGTCATGGAAGTGGATCTTCTTGGCCGATTCCTGGATCATCTCCTTCCAAGGCTGCAGCACCTATCCGAACCCCTTTGCATGTGTCCACTCAATCGAAATCTAGAACTGAAGATGATCTATTTTGGGGTCCTCTTGAACAAACAAAACAGGAAACAAAGCA GTCGGATTTCCCGTCCCTCAACCCTAACAGTTGGGGAGCTAAAGGCACTTCTGCGAAAGGAACGCCTGGAGCAGCATTAAACCATCAAAAAGCATCAGGTGGCAGACCTGTGGAACATGCTCTTTCATCGTCGCCTGCTGGTGGTCTGTCAGCTGCAAAACGGAGGGTTTCAGCAACCAAGCATTCAG AGGCAATGGACTTCAGAGACTGGTGCGAGAGTGAGTGGATCAGGCTAACCGGGACAAATG ATATGAGCTTCTTGGAATTTTGCATAAAGCAATCATCATCAGAGGCTGAAATGCTCCTGAGAGAAAACCTTGGTTCATTGGATCGCAACCATGAGTTCATCGATAAGTTCCTCAACTGCAAAGAGTTCCTATCATCTGACGTCATTGAAATGGCATTCCAAGATCGAAGGGCGTGCAGCACACGTGCTGATGGTCCGGGACATGGTAAGTCGAACAGTTCAGACATCGGGGACATGGACGCAGATCCGGAAGCCGGAAACCAGGCGGCAGCCAAAGGCGGAGGAGGcaagaaaaaggggaagaaagggaagaaggtgAGTGCATCGGTTTTAGGTTTTAACGTGGTTAGTAACCGAATAATGATGGGTGAGATTCAGAGCATAGAGGATTAG
- the LOC103702708 gene encoding protein ESSENTIAL FOR POTEXVIRUS ACCUMULATION 1-like isoform X2, with protein sequence MANRNNDDSRHGLAVEPPPHQSPKDMQGSDNPIPLSPQWLLPKPGDNKLGLVSGEFSPHHGNCPDAVKVSGNGEDLHNAGKKKDVFRPSLHDAETGRRDRWHDEERETNSAIHRDRWREGDKELGDTRKMERWLDNSSRHSGEARRPPSERWNDLGNREGNFDQRRESKWNTRWGPDDKESESWRVKWSDSSKDVEGSRDKGLPRLASHGKDVNNHGKDTEREDHYSRSWRSNYLISRGRGEPSHGQSPANKPSAMFGSGRGRVENGFPVSPAGRGRFNSSMSTLSSGASRPYHLVSVSDKSDGASGDPSTLRYSRMKLLDIFRMTDVKSFKMSLDGFIEVQSLTQEEPLEPLALSAPTPEESVILKGIDKGDIVSSGMPQVSKDGSVGRNSTDAVPSKQTKLDSAINLPKADETGMENSLSHYVVPQKSQSFGDRTHRSIHDQKDFSSEVGSRTSDSSWSHLHGDVEYEHKNGMKSDYKITRQSSEVWDRESKVNVMLGHEAPFSSRDTLTARTLQPHTSPEDLSLYYKDPQGQIQGPFSGSDLIGWFEAGYFGIDLQVRLASAPADAPFSSLGDVMPHLRAKARPPPGFGVVKQNDVAEASLRGKFVSPGNIHAGLDELEFLKNGQRNRHDMATEAQNRFLESLMSGSMGSSPSENFSFSGGMQDHGRSISGNLPSVGGEIGSDVNYILAQRSLLDRQRSLPNPLPYWSGRDVSSIAPKLDMISDPSKPYSKLLPPTGDNSQQILQSPQHVDLVSILHSAADKSPSSAVNSGIPSWSNFPDARSMNNTIHGGMEISKDMLDMHHNQHLPSQIALGLQQQMLQPQNQPPLSALFTQPGDHSSGLVPPEKLLSSELPQDPNLLSLLQQQYLLSQLQLPSQAPVLAQLSLLDKMLLLKQQQEQEQKQQQLLLQQQQHFLSQVLSAHQPHRHSGDPSYGQAHGAIPSGNTPMDHLGLQRVHEVLQVNQQMPVHNLQDGQPSYPPGMNLQGAQDDSCLVSSGPSSLHLSHQIFDHTANTKEWDASLSRESEDIPNSDAAATPVMADSLPLSEATEKHEQEVFVPQRSDHSLDEYRTIHETTELVTSASSEVVTRLESSLDGPKSSDFAFSISNQVHDMKISSENIPDCHIEIPLTKETKNVEIREARKALEKKSKKQKNSKAQFASDVGKGSSKTIPCQLLKLDFETEGLNAGGTKSMGQADAGESLCVTSLVTGKENSVVHSTEPLDSQRSHLSSSEYILANESEAVGGEAEQGEGTSTFNAPTTSSHRAWKPAPGLRTKSLLEIQQEEQLRAQREIMASEVAAKVIPASSPSQTPWTGIAANLEHKSSKDTVLGGTCPSALGNSDNTLNSKSRKSQLHDLLAEEVLAKSSEVDKDNGSNIKGSFLPPSPVRAQVDTSAVDDDDFVEAKDTKKSRRKASKAKGAAVKAPSPVGSADLSGPSIPTEKGKSTRPAQQEKETLPAPPTAPSLGDFVPWKGDQANSAPAPAWSTDSGRIQKPTSLREIQREQEKKSVSVQQQIPIQAPAKVQSNRSCHGSGSSWPIPGSSPSKAAAPIRTPLHVSTQSKSRTEDDLFWGPLEQTKQETKQSDFPSLNPNSWGAKGTSAKGTPGAALNHQKASGGRPVEHALSSSPAGGLSAAKRRVSATKHSEAMDFRDWCESEWIRLTGTNDMSFLEFCIKQSSSEAEMLLRENLGSLDRNHEFIDKFLNCKEFLSSDVIEMAFQDRRACSTRADGPGHGKSNSSDIGDMDADPEAGNQAAAKGGGGKKKGKKGKKVSASVLGFNVVSNRIMMGEIQSIED encoded by the exons ATGGCCAATCGGAACAATGACGATTCTCGCCACGGCCTCGCCGTGGAGCCTCCGCCGCATCAAAGCCCCAAag ACATGCAAGGATCTGACAACCCTATACCTCTTTCTCCACAATGGCTTCTTCCAAAGCCTGGGGATAATAAGCTTGGACTAGTGTCTGGG GAATTTAGTCCTCACCATGGTAATTGCCCAGATGCTGTGAAGGTATCAGGAAATGGTGAAGACCTTCATAATGCTGGAAAGAAAAAGGATGTTTTCAGGCCTTCCTTGCATGATGCGGAAACTGGGCGTCGTGATCGCTGGCATGATGAAGAAAGGGAAACAAACTCTGCTATTCATCGAGATCGTTGGAGGGAGGGAGATAAGGAACTTGGTGATACTCGCAAGATGGAGCGCTGGTTGGACAATTCATCTAGACATTCTGGGGAAGCACGCCGCCCCCCATCTGAGCGGTGGAATGATTTGGGCAATAGGGAAGGCAATTTTGATCAACGCCGTGAGAGCAAATGGAACACACGCTGGGGACCTGATGATAAGGAGTCAGAGAGTTGGCGTGTAAAGTGGTCAGATTCTAGCAAAGATGTTGAGGGATCTCGTGACAAAGGATTGCCTCGTCTTGCTAGTCATGGAAAGGACGTAAACAATCATGGAAAGGATACAGAAAGAGAGGACCATTATTCTCGTTCATGGAGGTCTAACTATTTGATCAGTCGTGGAAGAGGAGAGCCTTCGCATGGTCAGTCTCCAGCAAACAAACCATCCGCTATGTTTGGCTCTGGTAGAGGAAGAGTGGAAAATGGATTTCCCGTCTCCCCTGCTGGTCGTGGGAGGTTTAACTCTAGTATGAGCACCCTAAGTAGTGGTGCTTCACGTCCATATCATTTAGTTTCTGTTTCTGACAAGTCTGATGGTGCATCTGGAGATCCCTCTACTCTAAGATATAGTAGAATGAAACTGCTTGACATATTCAGAATGACTGATGTAAAAAGCTTTAAAATGTCTTTAGATGGATTTATTGAAGTTCAGTCTCTGACACAGGAAGAACCATTGGAGCCTCTGGCACTTTCTGCTCCTACTCCTGAAGAATCG GTCATTTTGAAAGGAATTGATAAAGGGGATATTGTAAGCAGTGGAATGCCGCAGGTTTCTAAAGATGGTTCTGTTGGAAGGAATTCTACGGATGCTGTCCCATCCAAACAAACTAAATTAG ATTCAGCAATTAATCTTCCAAAGGCAGATGAGACTGGGATGGAAAATTCTTTATCACATTATGTTGTCCCGCAAAAATCTCAATCATTTGGAGATCGCACTCACAGATCAATTCATGATCAGAAGGACTTTTCTTCTGAAGTTGGGTCAAGAACATCTGATTCGAGCTGGTCCCATCTCCATGGAGATGTGGAATATGAGCATAAAAATG GAATGAAAAGTGATTACAAAATTACACGGCAATCATCTGAAGTCTGGGACCGGGAAAGTAAAGTCAATGTTATGCTTGGTCATGAAGCTCCTTTTAGTTCCAGGGATACATTAACTGCAAGAACATTGCAGCCACATACTTCTCCAGAAGACCTATCCCTCTATTACAAAGATCCGCAAGGTCAAATTCAAGGCCCCTTTTCTGGAAGTGATCTGATCGGGTGGTTCGAGGCTGGATATTTTGGTATTGACTTGCAGGTTCGGCTTGCAAGTGCTCCAGCTGATGCCCCTTTCTCATCACTTGGAGATGTTATGCCACATTTACGGGCGAAGGCAAGGCCTCCACCTGGTTTTGGTGTAGTTAAGCAGAATGATGTAGCAGAGGCATCTCTGAGGGGGAAATTTGTCAGTCCTGGTAATATTCATGCAGGTTTGGATGAGCTTGAGTTTCTTAAGAATGGGCAAAGAAACAGGCATGATATGGCAACTGAAGCACAGAATCGGTTTTTAGAGTCCCTCATGTCTGGTAGCATGGGCAGTTCTCCatcagaaaatttttctttctctggaG GTATGCAAGATCATGGAAGGAGCATATCTGGCAATTTACCCTCAGTAGGAGGAGAAATTGGGAGTGATGTGAATTACATCTTGGCCCAGAGAAGTTTGTTGGACAGGCAGAGGTCAttacccaatcctcttccataTTGGTCAGGGAGGGATGTCTCATCTATAGCACCGAAGTTGGATATGATCTCAGATCCTTCTAAACCATATTCAAAACTGCTGCCTCCAACGGGGGACAATTCTCAACAAATTCTACAATCCCCTCAGCATGTGGACTTGGTGTCTATCCTGCATTCTGCAGCAGACAAATCTCCATCATCGGCTGTTAATTCTGGCATACCTTCATGGTCAAACTTTCCTGATGCACGATCTATGAATAATACCATTCATGGCGGCATGGAGATCTCCAAAGATATGCTAGACATGCACCACAATCAGCATCTTCCTTCCCAGATCGCGTTAGGACTTCAACAGCAGATGTTGCAACCCCAAAATCAGCCACCTTTGTCTGCTTTATTCACCCAACCTGGTGATCATTCTTCTGGCTTGGTTCCACCTGAGAAACTGCTATCTTCTGAGTTGCCTCAAGATCCAAACCTGCTAAGTTTACTGCAGCAACAGTATCTGCTGTCACAACTTCAGTTGCCTTCTCAGGCCCCTGTTCTCGCTCAACTCTCTCTGCTGGATAAGATGTTACTGCTCAAACAGCAGCAGGAACAAGAGCAGAAGCAGCAGCAGCTATtgctgcagcagcagcagcacttTCTTTCCCAAGTCTTATCTGCACATCAACCTCATCGACATTCTGGTGATCCTTCCTATGGGCAAGCACATGGTGCTATTCCATCAGGCAATACTCCTATGGATCATCTTGGGCTTCAAAGAGTACATGAGGTGCTTCAAGTTAATCAGCAGATGCCAGTCCATAACTTGCAGGATGGACAACCATCCTATCCTCCAGGTATGAATTTGCAAGGTGCCCAGGATGACAGTTGCTTGGTGAGCTCTGGGCCCTCGTCTCTACACTTGTCTCATCAGATATTTGATCATACAGCAAATACAAAAGAATGGGATGCTTCTCTTTCACGAGAGAGTGAGGATATCCCTAACTCTGATGCTGCAGCAACACCAGTAATGGCAGATAGTCTGCCTCTATCAGAGGCCACAGAGAAGCATGAACAAGAGGTTTTTGTTCCGCAGAGGAGTGACCATAGCCTAGATGAATATAGAACAATACATGAAACTACCGAACTTGTGACATCAGCTAGTTCTGAAGTGGTGACCCGTCTTGAGTCTTCACTGGATGGTCCTAAATCATCTGATTTTGCGTTTTCTATCTCCAATCAAGTTCATGATATGAAGATTTCTTCAGAAAACATCCCTGACTGCCATATTGAAATACCATtaacaaaagaaacaaaaaatgtAGAAATACGGGAGGCAAGGAAGGCTTTGgagaaaaaatcaaaaaaacaaaagaattcaAAGGCACAATTTGCTTCAGATGTTGGGAAGGGATCATCAAAGACAATTCCTTGCCAGCTGTTAAAACTAGATTTTGAAACTGAAGGTTTGAATGCTGGTGGAACTAAATCAATGGGGCAAGCCGATGCGGGAGAATCTCTTTGTGTGACTTCACTGGtaacaggaaaagaaaattctgTTGTACATTCCACTGAACCTCTGGATTCTCAAAGATCTCATCTTTCATCTTCGGAATACATTTTAGCCAACGAGTCTGAAGCTGTTGGAGGGGAAGCTGAACAGGGAGAAGGAACATCAACATTCAATGCACCAACAACTTCTAGTCATCGAGCTTGGAAACCTGCTCCAGGGCTAAGGACTAAATCGTTGCTAGAAATTCAACAGGAGGAACAGCTAAGGGCACAGAGAGAAATAATGGCTTCTGAAGTTGCGGCTAAGGTCATCCCAGCAAGTAGTCCTTCACAAACCCCCTGGACTGGGATTGCTGCCAACCTGGAGCATAAATCCAGTAAAGATACTGTTCTAGGTGGAACCTGTCCATCTGCTTTGGGAAACTCAGACAATACATTGAATTCCAAGAGCAGGAAGAGCCAGTTGCATGATTTATTGGCAGAAGAAGTTTTGGCCAAGTCAAGTGAAGTAGATAAAGATAATGGTAGTAATATTAAAGGGTCATTTTTACCTCCTTCACCAGTGCGTGCCCAAGTTGACACATCAGctgttgatgatgatgattttgtTGAGGCCAAAGACACTAAGAAAAGCCGTAGAAAGGCATCCAAGGCCAAAGGTGCTGCGGTTAAAGCCCCATCACCGGTTGGGTCAGCTGATCTTTCTGGTCCCTCAATTCCTACTGAAAAGGGCAAAAGTACTCGTCCGGCACAGCAAGAGAAGGAGACATTGCCGGCTCCACCCACAGCTCCATCGTTAGGAGATTTTGTTCCTTGGAAGGGGGATCAGGCAAACTCTGCACCTGCTCCAGCATGGTCCACGGACTCTGGTAGAATTCAGAAACCCACATCATTAAGAGAGATTCAGAGGGAACAGGAAAAGAAGTCAGTGTCTGTCCAACAGCAAATTCCAATACAAGCTCCTGCAAAAGTCCAATCAAACCGCAGTTGTCATGGAAGTGGATCTTCTTGGCCGATTCCTGGATCATCTCCTTCCAAGGCTGCAGCACCTATCCGAACCCCTTTGCATGTGTCCACTCAATCGAAATCTAGAACTGAAGATGATCTATTTTGGGGTCCTCTTGAACAAACAAAACAGGAAACAAAGCA GTCGGATTTCCCGTCCCTCAACCCTAACAGTTGGGGAGCTAAAGGCACTTCTGCGAAAGGAACGCCTGGAGCAGCATTAAACCATCAAAAAGCATCAGGTGGCAGACCTGTGGAACATGCTCTTTCATCGTCGCCTGCTGGTGGTCTGTCAGCTGCAAAACGGAGGGTTTCAGCAACCAAGCATTCAG AGGCAATGGACTTCAGAGACTGGTGCGAGAGTGAGTGGATCAGGCTAACCGGGACAAATG ATATGAGCTTCTTGGAATTTTGCATAAAGCAATCATCATCAGAGGCTGAAATGCTCCTGAGAGAAAACCTTGGTTCATTGGATCGCAACCATGAGTTCATCGATAAGTTCCTCAACTGCAAAGAGTTCCTATCATCTGACGTCATTGAAATGGCATTCCAAGATCGAAGGGCGTGCAGCACACGTGCTGATGGTCCGGGACATGGTAAGTCGAACAGTTCAGACATCGGGGACATGGACGCAGATCCGGAAGCCGGAAACCAGGCGGCAGCCAAAGGCGGAGGAGGcaagaaaaaggggaagaaagggaagaaggtgAGTGCATCGGTTTTAGGTTTTAACGTGGTTAGTAACCGAATAATGATGGGTGAGATTCAGAGCATAGAGGATTAG